Proteins encoded together in one Synechococcus sp. A15-62 window:
- a CDS encoding cell wall metabolism sensor histidine kinase WalK, which yields MVISAALGFAAGIGITLLLQRRRRVLASKRTPRERSIVLNAPQLLAWIDAATQGWMILAPDHSIAYINDRAERLLHIPSNRLVRGMKLRDVLDIPALEELIFSSRYQLRSQRCEWDQQGTPLEAVVLPGSDECWLVLIQSRQSLEAQQQQQERWVSDVAHELKTPLTALMLVSDRLELAVKEDDAALVQRLQKELRRLQLLVEDLLELSRLENSLPQDDSEHVPLTLEELVDSAWGSIGPIAEERRVTLQLDRSESGPLRGDQRRLHRAVLNLLDNALRYSPDESSINVSVRQSGGWWLLSIRDHGPGLSEADLTRMFQRFYRGDPSRTRSNRSGSGLGLAIVQQIAVNHGGRIDARNHPAGGACMDLLLPREPLG from the coding sequence GTGGTGATTTCTGCCGCACTCGGCTTTGCAGCTGGCATCGGGATCACGCTTCTGCTGCAGCGTCGACGCCGTGTTCTGGCGTCCAAACGAACGCCCAGGGAGCGCTCCATCGTCTTGAACGCTCCCCAGCTGCTGGCCTGGATTGATGCGGCCACCCAGGGCTGGATGATCCTGGCCCCGGATCACTCCATCGCCTACATCAACGACCGGGCTGAACGCCTTCTTCATATCCCTTCCAACCGCCTGGTTCGTGGCATGAAGCTCCGGGATGTCCTCGACATTCCTGCCTTGGAGGAGTTGATTTTCAGCAGCCGCTATCAGCTGCGTTCCCAGCGTTGTGAATGGGATCAACAGGGGACTCCGCTCGAGGCCGTTGTTCTGCCGGGCAGCGACGAATGCTGGCTGGTGCTGATCCAGAGCCGTCAGTCCCTCGAAGCCCAGCAACAGCAACAGGAACGCTGGGTGAGTGATGTGGCCCATGAGCTCAAGACCCCCCTCACCGCCCTGATGCTGGTGAGCGATCGGCTGGAGCTGGCCGTCAAGGAGGACGACGCGGCTCTGGTGCAACGGCTGCAGAAGGAACTCCGGCGTCTTCAGCTGCTGGTGGAGGACCTGTTGGAGCTGTCGCGGTTGGAGAACAGCCTGCCTCAGGACGACAGCGAGCATGTGCCCCTAACCCTGGAAGAGCTGGTGGACAGCGCCTGGGGATCGATTGGCCCGATTGCGGAGGAACGGCGGGTGACGCTGCAGCTGGACCGCAGCGAATCCGGCCCCCTACGTGGTGATCAGCGCCGTTTGCACCGTGCGGTGCTCAACCTGCTCGACAATGCCCTGCGCTACTCCCCTGATGAGAGCAGCATCAACGTGTCCGTCCGCCAGAGCGGCGGCTGGTGGTTGCTCAGCATTCGTGACCATGGCCCTGGCTTGAGTGAGGCCGATCTCACGCGCATGTTCCAACGCTTCTATCGGGGGGATCCCTCCCGCACCCGCTCCAATCGCAGCGGCAGTGGCCTGGGACTTGCCATCGTGCAGCAGATCGCTGTCAACCATGGCGGCCGCATCGACGCCCGCAACCATCCTGCCGGGGGAGCCTGCATGGATCTGCTCCTGCCCCGGGAGCCCCTGGGATGA
- a CDS encoding pseudouridine synthase, translating into MTRQRLQKLIAAAGLCSRRRAEEWLQAGRVTVDGQVARVGDQADPQQQRIHVDGQPLPSRGVARVLLMNKPMGVICSCDDPQGRRTVLDLLPPKHRAGLHPVGRLDADSHGALLLTDLGELTLKLTHPRYSHAKTYRVWVQGVPPEPVLDRWRRGVPLDGRLTRPARVRRLRTWGDRSLLEIELREGRNRQIRRMAEALGHPVLDLQRTAIAGLPLGDLAEGCWIWLSEGEWKPLLERAGSMDLPNSPCD; encoded by the coding sequence ATGACGCGGCAGCGCCTGCAGAAACTGATCGCTGCTGCCGGCCTCTGCTCCAGGCGCCGGGCTGAAGAATGGTTGCAGGCCGGCCGCGTGACGGTGGATGGTCAGGTCGCCCGCGTTGGCGACCAGGCCGATCCGCAGCAGCAGAGGATTCATGTGGATGGTCAGCCGTTGCCGTCCCGTGGAGTGGCACGGGTCCTGCTGATGAACAAGCCGATGGGCGTGATCTGCAGCTGTGATGACCCGCAGGGTCGCCGCACGGTGCTTGACCTGCTGCCTCCGAAGCATCGGGCTGGTCTTCACCCCGTTGGCCGCCTGGACGCCGACAGCCATGGTGCCCTTCTGCTCACCGATCTGGGCGAACTCACCTTGAAACTCACCCACCCGCGTTACAGCCACGCCAAGACCTACCGGGTGTGGGTGCAGGGTGTGCCACCGGAGCCAGTCCTCGATCGCTGGCGTCGGGGTGTGCCCCTGGATGGGCGCTTGACCCGCCCCGCTCGGGTGCGCCGGTTGCGGACTTGGGGTGACCGCTCGCTTCTGGAGATAGAGCTTCGGGAAGGGCGCAACCGACAGATCCGTCGGATGGCGGAAGCTCTTGGCCATCCGGTTCTTGACCTGCAGCGCACGGCGATTGCCGGGTTGCCGCTCGGTGATCTGGCCGAGGGGTGCTGGATCTGGTTGAGCGAGGGAGAATGGAAGCCCCTGCTCGAGCGGGCTGGTTCGATGGATCTGCCCAACAGCCCATGCGACTGA
- a CDS encoding response regulator transcription factor has product MRFRAEWVCPCHLDVTTLSASVSTRRLLVVEDDDSIRETVGEALRAEGFEVHTCADGASALTLITPGSSDPVDLIVLDLMLPGLGGLDLCRELRRLNNTTPILVISARDSETDRVLGLEVGADDYLVKPFGLRELVARCRALLRRSSQSETSPSQPHSFTHANLCLFPSECRVTRDGMDLTLSPKEYKILELFIQNPKRVWSRDQLLEKIWGVDFIGDTKTVDVHIRWLREKVEKEPSSPQLIRTVRGFGYRFG; this is encoded by the coding sequence ATGCGCTTCCGGGCAGAATGGGTCTGTCCCTGCCATTTGGACGTGACAACCCTGTCTGCGTCTGTTTCCACCCGTCGACTTCTCGTCGTGGAGGACGACGACAGCATTCGCGAAACAGTTGGAGAGGCCCTGCGCGCTGAAGGTTTTGAGGTACACACCTGTGCAGATGGCGCCTCAGCCCTCACTCTGATCACACCCGGCAGTTCAGATCCAGTGGATTTGATCGTGCTCGATTTGATGCTTCCGGGTTTGGGGGGGCTTGACCTTTGCCGAGAGCTCCGTCGCCTCAACAACACCACACCGATCCTGGTGATCAGCGCCCGCGACAGTGAGACCGATCGGGTGCTGGGGCTGGAGGTGGGCGCCGACGATTACCTGGTCAAACCCTTTGGCCTGCGGGAGCTGGTGGCCCGCTGCAGGGCTTTGCTGAGGCGGTCCAGTCAATCGGAGACGTCGCCTTCCCAACCGCATTCCTTCACTCACGCCAACCTTTGCCTCTTTCCCAGTGAATGCAGGGTCACCCGGGATGGCATGGACCTCACCCTCTCTCCCAAGGAGTACAAGATCCTCGAGCTGTTCATTCAGAACCCCAAGCGCGTCTGGAGCCGCGACCAGCTGCTGGAGAAAATCTGGGGTGTCGACTTCATCGGCGACACCAAAACCGTGGACGTTCACATCCGCTGGCTGCGGGAAAAGGTGGAGAAGGAGCCCTCATCGCCTCAGTTGATCCGGACGGTTCGCGGCTTCGGGTATCGCTTCGGCTGA